The Lolium rigidum isolate FL_2022 chromosome 2, APGP_CSIRO_Lrig_0.1, whole genome shotgun sequence genomic interval AGTCAAACAACTCAACCAAAAAATGAtatgaaaacaaaaacataccGATTCCTTCTTGCTGTTCTGCTTCTCCTCCAAGTCCTTAAGCGCCCGATCCATTCGCTTCCTGCATATCAAGTAGTTCCACACAATCATCCCAGCATCACGACAACTGAAACCGACCAAATGATAAACTAGGCCAGCTCAGAGCTACTCACAGCTCGGCCGAGATGTACTCGATTCGCTTCTTCACATTGGCCTTTGCCTCCGCGAGGTCCTGCTTGACTAGCACTGGCCCGATCAGCTTGTACACATTTGCGCCATCATTCAGCAGCTCCAGCTCCTACACGCAAACCACAAAACAGATCAAATCGATATACTCGCACCAGATCGCCAATCCAAGCGGAGCTGAAGAGGGGCACGGGAGGAAGCGAGGGGTGCGTGCCTTGAGGACGAGCTCGTTCTCGCCGACCTGGATGGTGAACTGCTTGCGCACCTCGTGGTTCTTGGAGATGTCTGCGAGGGGAGCAGaagaattagggttagggttgcgaGGTGGGAGGGATAGGTTCCGCTCCCCTCTCTCTCGAGGGGTTCGAGGGCGGGGGAGAGCACGTGCCTTTCTGGATCTTGCTGAGGGCGTTGGCCTGGGACTCGAGGTCCCGCTGCATCTCGCGTACCGCAACCGGTGCCAGTGCCGACGAGGACGCCATGGCCTGCCTTtgcttcctccgccgccgccgccgcccctcgtcGCCGGCTTCAGGCGTGGGAGTGTGAATGTGGAGGCGGTGTTGTCTTCTCTTTTTCCGGTATGGGCTTCCGGCAACCTCGGCCTAGAGTGACCATTATCATGAGTAGACATCAGTATGGGCCAGCAAAAACGAGCCCATTATCATGGGCTTGTATAGCAAGTTAGACCATGACACTCAGGATTAGATTTTGGCTCATacctattttcctttttttttcttttttgagggaAAACGGCAGGTGTTCTGCCAAATCAATTAAGTGGGAGAATAGAATTCAGTTACAAGCTAGAGAGAAACTAGCTAACAAGAAGACAAagggaaaaacaaaaaaaacaacaaaCTAAACTCTAAAAATGACTACTCATTGATATCAGGCTAGGCACCTGGCTCATCTCCTCATTCCCTTTCATGCAAGTATGCTCCCAGGAGCAACAAATCATCTTTGATCAGCTCCAGGATTTGAAGTTCAGGCATGAAAGAATTTTGGAACACCCTACGAGACATCGTTCTTTCCAGATATGCCAAGCTCCATAGATGACCACTATCAACTCATCTTTGGATAGCATGCCAGACCTCTTGCGCCACCAATCAGCCGGCCTCTGTACTTCCAGACCCGTCCATTGCGCCAATAGGTGCCACACTACTCGAGCATATGAGCAGTCCATAACCAGATGCATGGTCGTTTTCTGGTCTTGGTCGCAAAGAGTGCAGTGATCCCCATGATTCATGCCTTTTGTTTGAAGCACATCATCCGTGAGAATCCTCTTCCGCAGCCAAAGCCACATAAAAAATTTGCATTTTGGTTGAACGGTGGACCTCCATAATTTTTTGTAGTCAATCGGCGCAAAGGACCCTAGGAACTGAGTTGTAAGCAGAAGCAACATTGTATCTAGTTGAGGCATTAAGGTTCCAAAATATCTGATCCTCGTCATTGGACAAATTTATATCTTGCAATTTAATCCATAGCGCTGTGAATTCCCTCAATTGAGCTTTTGTGCTGATGCGGCTGTGGCTTTCATCCATTTGTCACTTACCATTGCCTGTTCAACAGTGAGCCTTTTTAATCTAGTCAGCTTAAACAGATTTGGGGCTAGCTCAGCCGGCGCAGCCCCATCCAGCCACCTCGAAGTCCAGAATTTGGCTATATTTCCTTTTCTCACGGTGATCTTTGTACAAGCATCAAAGAGAGAGGAGTCCGTCGAATCGCAAGGTGTCGGCGAACCAACCCAAGGCCGAGTCCGGTCCGTCCATTCATACCAATTCCATCTCATCCGAAGAGCCCGACTAAACATGGTTAGGTCCAATATACCCAATCCACCAAGAGATTTGGGTCGGCAGACATTTTTTCCAACTGACAAGGCATACCGCTTTTGCATCATTATTCTTGGTATTCCACACGAAATCTCTTCGTATCTTGTCAATTCTTTTAATTGCCCATTTGCCAAGTTGGAACACTGTGAGCATAGAtatggatttttctttttttcagcTGCCTATACCTACTTCATTTTCTTTTCAGCAGCCCATACCCATTTCCTAGCTTGCTGTAGGAGAACCTTCCTGTTTTTAGGGAGTAGGAGGACGTTCTTTATCGCCAGGGACGGAGACAGAAGGGGAAGAGCACAGGCTACGCCCATTATGCTCTACACTTTCTTCATAATATTAGACATGGCAGTTGTACTTTCATGGTGTTACTCACTAATTAGCCTAAGCTTGCCCATCTTGAGTTGATGTTCTGGCTTCGCCGTTGCTTATCGCGACTTCCCGAGTACTTTACTTCTATAAACAATTAcgaaagtttcacataaaaaaaTAATTACGAAAATTCtcttaaaaagggaaaaaaattgcCACAACACTCCTAGCAAATCCTACTTTGCACACATGGTGCTGAGGAGCTCCATAGTATGAACACAAAATCTTTGTATCGCACCACCTTCGTGATGCTAGACATCTGAGTTAATTAATGCTCATCCAACTCGCATGACACTGTTGTAGTCTTTTTGGCGCAGTCCTTTCCCCTATCATTAGGAGCCGATCCATCCTCTCTtgatttcctctctctctctctcgacctAGGTGGTGGCTAGTTCGTTGGTGCGGTGTTGACCATGTAACTTTG includes:
- the LOC124692231 gene encoding prefoldin subunit 6, producing MASSSALAPVAVREMQRDLESQANALSKIQKDISKNHEVRKQFTIQVGENELVLKELELLNDGANVYKLIGPVLVKQDLAEAKANVKKRIEYISAELKRMDRALKDLEEKQNSKKESIIRLQQKMQAVQAKG